One window from the genome of Thermodesulfobacteriota bacterium encodes:
- a CDS encoding PilZ domain-containing protein gives MQNNRRLSERIPTRLKVLHGVSGANFTGHTLNISSNGLAIQSPIIFPANRRICIDLYIGHEATKLDGVVVWSIWDKNTFNSRMGIKLSQNIDKLIRTKFSIVPKLYKNNDGSTMK, from the coding sequence ATGCAGAATAACCGAAGGCTCTCAGAAAGAATACCGACTAGACTGAAGGTACTGCATGGAGTATCAGGGGCCAACTTTACTGGTCATACCTTGAACATCTCCTCGAATGGATTAGCCATCCAGTCTCCGATTATCTTCCCAGCCAACCGCAGGATTTGCATAGATTTATATATCGGCCATGAAGCCACAAAATTAGACGGCGTTGTGGTATGGTCAATCTGGGATAAAAATACCTTCAATTCAAGAATGGGAATAAAGCTCTCACAAAATATCGACAAGCTGATAAGAACCAAGTTCTCGATCGTTCCCAAGCTCTATAAAAATAACGATGGTAGCACCATGAAGTAG
- the amt gene encoding ammonium transporter has protein sequence MADAIAYNKIAIDTVWVLATAFLVFFMNLGFGMVESGLCRAKNTVNILSKNFIVFAISSLAFWILGWGLMFGDGNSFLGLKGLLFVGGADNSPATGDAYQGVYSSIAWTGVPLWAKFFFQLVFAGTAATIVSGAVAERIKFKSFIVFTFIIVAIMYPITGHWVWGGGWLAKLGMWDFAGSTVVHSVGGWAALAGVILLGPRIGKYKKDGTVNPIPGHSLTAATIGAFVLWFGWFGFNPGSTMAAAWADIGRIAVTTNSSAAAAAFSATIVSWILLKKPDLTMILNGCLCGLVAITAPCAFVSVGSSVIIGLVAGVLAVMGVLFFDRVKIDDPVGALTVHLVNGVWGTLAVGLFAQDVIMPGTTGDGLLFGGGAKLFTAQLIGVLAVGAFTLGVGLIAWYVIKLVMGIRVSPEEEMEGLDIGEHAQTAYPDFQLAASALTTGLSKMQAEAVGKAVLQHEGEKA, from the coding sequence ATGGCCGATGCCATCGCTTACAACAAGATAGCCATCGACACAGTGTGGGTCCTGGCTACCGCCTTCCTCGTCTTCTTCATGAACCTAGGCTTCGGCATGGTCGAATCCGGCCTATGCCGGGCTAAGAACACCGTCAACATACTGTCTAAAAACTTCATCGTCTTCGCCATCTCTTCCCTGGCCTTCTGGATCCTGGGCTGGGGTCTTATGTTCGGCGACGGGAACAGTTTCCTGGGACTAAAAGGCCTTCTCTTTGTCGGCGGGGCAGACAACAGCCCGGCCACCGGTGACGCCTATCAAGGAGTCTATAGCTCTATAGCTTGGACCGGCGTGCCCCTCTGGGCAAAGTTCTTCTTCCAACTAGTCTTCGCCGGTACTGCCGCCACTATCGTCTCAGGAGCAGTGGCAGAGAGAATCAAGTTTAAATCTTTTATTGTTTTTACTTTCATAATTGTCGCAATCATGTACCCCATAACCGGGCACTGGGTTTGGGGAGGGGGTTGGTTAGCTAAGCTAGGGATGTGGGACTTTGCCGGTTCTACCGTAGTGCATTCCGTGGGGGGATGGGCGGCACTAGCCGGCGTTATTCTCCTTGGGCCAAGAATCGGGAAATACAAGAAGGATGGAACTGTCAATCCCATACCTGGACACAGTCTAACCGCAGCCACTATCGGTGCATTCGTGTTGTGGTTCGGATGGTTTGGGTTTAACCCTGGCAGCACCATGGCTGCCGCATGGGCAGACATCGGAAGGATCGCCGTTACCACCAACAGTTCTGCTGCGGCTGCGGCGTTCAGCGCCACCATAGTGTCCTGGATTTTACTGAAGAAACCAGACCTTACCATGATATTGAACGGCTGTCTCTGTGGGCTGGTGGCCATAACCGCTCCTTGCGCTTTTGTCAGTGTGGGGAGTTCGGTGATAATCGGCCTTGTTGCCGGGGTATTGGCTGTTATGGGGGTGCTCTTCTTTGACCGGGTAAAGATAGACGACCCGGTGGGAGCACTAACCGTGCATCTGGTGAACGGAGTATGGGGGACGTTGGCAGTGGGGTTATTTGCACAGGACGTGATAATGCCGGGCACCACCGGGGACGGGTTACTCTTTGGGGGAGGGGCGAAGCTGTTCACGGCACAGTTGATAGGGGTGCTGGCAGTAGGAGCCTTCACACTGGGAGTGGGACTAATAGCCTGGTATGTGATAAAGCTGGTCATGGGTATCAGGGTCTCTCCCGAAGAAGAAATGGAAGGCCTCGATATCGGTGAACACGCCCAAACCGCTTACCCAGATTTCCAGCTAGCCGCAAGCGCACTTACCACCGGTCTATCGAAGATGCAAGCAGAAGCGGTGGGAAAAGCCGTCCTACAACATGAAGGAGAAAAGGCTTAA
- a CDS encoding outer membrane beta-barrel protein codes for MRKLLKTLFLGVLVLPLVSTGSWAKTQQEQIDELKRMIEQNQRENQELRQKLEQIEAERATEKMKVEEFMTKEEKKDEELSTLYNIFKRIDLGFSVDTTYQYVFNHPENEPIQLRSLYTEDNQFAINAFTITLAKTPVMEESFWDLIGFRADILFGEQADNLASTGFGDDVVAPYQLYLHVLAPVGNGIGIQAGRFVTLAGYEVIEAKNNPNITRSILFGFAIPFTHTGIRTSYSAGPLTFYAGLNNGWDVTEETNDAKTIEGQIALALPDIAPSVTNISLAVTGYFGEETSDDPALLYDDWRNLVTVVGSVTLFDILKLVADVDFGWQRGITSVDLGLDDDQAFWWGVAGYAIVDLHPAVGFAVRAEYFDDQEGFRTGLEQKLFEITPTLAIKPFKGLISGNRYLDNFEFRAEFRWDHSNEEFFVDDDGGLKENQYGITGQLLYWIDL; via the coding sequence ATGAGAAAGCTTCTAAAAACATTGTTCTTAGGGGTTTTGGTTTTACCCTTGGTTAGTACAGGCTCATGGGCTAAGACCCAGCAGGAGCAAATAGACGAGCTCAAGAGGATGATAGAGCAGAACCAGAGGGAAAACCAGGAACTTAGGCAAAAGCTCGAACAGATTGAAGCCGAGCGAGCTACAGAAAAAATGAAAGTCGAGGAATTTATGACTAAGGAAGAGAAAAAAGACGAGGAACTCTCGACTCTTTATAACATATTCAAGAGGATTGACCTGGGCTTCTCTGTGGACACGACTTATCAATATGTATTCAACCATCCCGAGAATGAACCCATACAGTTGAGGTCTCTTTATACCGAGGATAACCAATTTGCCATCAACGCTTTTACCATCACCCTGGCAAAGACACCGGTTATGGAGGAGAGCTTTTGGGACTTGATAGGTTTTAGGGCCGATATACTGTTCGGCGAACAGGCAGACAACCTGGCATCAACCGGATTTGGAGATGACGTAGTTGCCCCTTATCAACTTTACCTGCATGTTTTAGCGCCAGTGGGCAACGGTATCGGAATCCAAGCTGGAAGATTCGTCACGCTGGCCGGTTATGAAGTAATAGAGGCAAAGAACAATCCCAACATCACCCGTTCAATTCTGTTCGGTTTCGCTATACCGTTTACCCACACCGGGATAAGAACAAGCTATTCCGCCGGCCCTCTGACCTTTTATGCCGGGCTGAACAACGGGTGGGACGTAACCGAAGAGACGAACGATGCCAAGACCATCGAGGGACAAATAGCTTTAGCCTTACCAGACATTGCACCTTCCGTTACTAATATATCTCTTGCCGTTACAGGTTATTTTGGCGAAGAGACTAGCGACGACCCTGCTTTACTATACGACGATTGGCGCAACCTGGTCACCGTCGTTGGTTCAGTCACCTTATTTGACATTTTGAAGTTGGTAGCAGATGTTGACTTCGGCTGGCAGAGGGGCATCACCAGCGTGGATTTAGGCTTAGACGACGACCAGGCATTCTGGTGGGGCGTTGCTGGATACGCCATAGTTGACCTCCACCCGGCAGTAGGATTCGCGGTGAGAGCCGAGTATTTTGACGACCAGGAAGGTTTCAGGACAGGGCTAGAACAAAAGCTATTTGAAATCACCCCGACACTGGCGATAAAACCCTTTAAGGGACTTATTTCCGGTAATAGATATCTGGATAATTTTGAGTTTAGAGCGGAATTCAGGTGGGATCACTCTAATGAAGAGTTTTTCGTAGATGACGATGGCGGTCTAAAGGAAAACCAATATGGTATAACCGGACAGCTTCTTTACTGGATAGATTTATAA
- a CDS encoding FxLYD domain-containing protein, with protein sequence MKKLFILVTVLMLFLGACAGPEVDGSVTLDGPVLESINREGFLEFNGVVVNSGDTPVRSVYVVMMLRDEDGKVIEATSTSVLGDDPNRLLYPSERAFFSITVKSDPQSVASKDVEIYYDESESDLPPSS encoded by the coding sequence ATGAAAAAGCTTTTTATCCTTGTTACAGTACTGATGCTTTTCCTCGGGGCTTGCGCCGGGCCGGAGGTAGACGGGTCTGTAACCCTAGACGGACCTGTACTTGAAAGCATAAACAGAGAGGGTTTTCTTGAGTTCAACGGCGTAGTGGTCAATTCTGGAGATACGCCGGTTAGGTCTGTCTACGTAGTTATGATGCTCCGAGACGAGGATGGAAAGGTTATAGAAGCGACTTCTACATCCGTCTTAGGCGATGATCCTAACCGTTTACTTTACCCATCGGAAAGGGCCTTTTTCAGCATTACCGTAAAATCGGACCCTCAAAGTGTGGCTTCAAAAGACGTAGAGATCTATTATGATGAATCAGAATCCGATTTGCCGCCTTCGTCATGA
- a CDS encoding OmpA family protein has product MKSLMILVLSLTMACASRAFPPNEEMAISYALIEDARIMGGETYAPELMKEAKSFYEKAEMELAAGNGDRAEELRQISEIRAKTVISMGRKRLYEEEVKKLRSELIEANSTKKAHENELRENVLKLEQIKDRLALSRDLMYSKALDTLERAGQKIEAAKSVSAEYFSPQLLSQASETYKAAEESLNLGQEERSIEMAEKAIALAGKAFDESKIKYDLGDEIRRKISSIYGAKAEIIKGGVKVVFPELFAPSGTIILFDFYPSLDALATVLAEYPGLPVDVVGYTNDLKSEGDNVKLSQERADAVKGYLISRGLPSERLKAVGLGVDKAIGSSGAVDRRVELIIGLAGSDNI; this is encoded by the coding sequence ATGAAAAGTCTTATGATTCTGGTGCTTTCACTCACTATGGCCTGCGCTTCTAGGGCGTTTCCTCCCAATGAGGAGATGGCCATTAGCTACGCTCTTATAGAGGATGCCAGAATAATGGGTGGTGAAACCTATGCCCCGGAACTGATGAAAGAGGCAAAATCTTTCTACGAGAAAGCGGAAATGGAACTAGCGGCGGGGAACGGGGATAGAGCTGAGGAACTCCGTCAGATTTCAGAAATCAGGGCAAAGACGGTCATTTCTATGGGAAGAAAAAGGCTGTATGAGGAGGAGGTAAAAAAATTACGTTCCGAGTTGATAGAGGCAAATTCGACAAAGAAAGCACATGAGAATGAACTGAGGGAGAATGTACTGAAGTTAGAGCAAATCAAGGATCGTTTAGCTCTTTCCCGTGATTTGATGTACTCAAAAGCACTAGACACACTGGAAAGGGCAGGACAAAAAATTGAAGCCGCAAAGAGCGTGTCGGCGGAGTATTTTAGCCCACAGCTACTGAGCCAAGCGAGCGAGACCTATAAGGCTGCAGAAGAAAGTTTAAACCTAGGCCAGGAAGAAAGATCGATTGAAATGGCGGAGAAGGCTATCGCCCTTGCCGGGAAGGCTTTTGATGAATCTAAAATCAAATACGACCTGGGAGACGAGATAAGAAGGAAAATATCCTCAATTTACGGTGCGAAAGCGGAAATAATAAAAGGGGGAGTCAAAGTTGTTTTCCCTGAGCTCTTCGCTCCCTCCGGAACCATCATACTCTTTGACTTTTACCCATCGCTTGACGCCTTGGCCACCGTCTTGGCCGAATATCCCGGCCTCCCGGTTGATGTAGTCGGTTATACGAATGACCTCAAATCGGAAGGTGATAATGTTAAGTTATCACAGGAAAGGGCTGATGCAGTCAAAGGCTATCTGATTTCTAGAGGGCTGCCTTCGGAAAGGCTCAAAGCAGTTGGGCTTGGTGTCGATAAAGCTATAGGAAGCAGTGGGGCTGTTGATCGCCGTGTAGAGCTTATTATAGGGCTGGCAGGCTCGGATAATATTTAA
- a CDS encoding helix-turn-helix transcriptional regulator: MRFGDYLKNRRKQKNITQEDLARALGVSSVFVHQLETGKVDAPSMDRCQKIADVLGVPLNELWNVARKERLKRFMEREGIYEDDTEVLTEVERMLIKLYRSLDEDLRRDFGGMIYMLLRRSQNEGVQEILEEFMRCA, encoded by the coding sequence ATGAGATTTGGCGACTACCTTAAGAATAGAAGGAAACAAAAGAATATAACCCAAGAAGACTTGGCCCGGGCACTGGGCGTGTCCAGCGTATTTGTGCATCAACTCGAAACGGGCAAAGTCGACGCCCCATCAATGGACCGGTGCCAAAAGATAGCGGATGTCTTGGGAGTACCTTTGAACGAGTTATGGAATGTTGCCAGAAAGGAAAGATTGAAAAGATTCATGGAAAGGGAAGGAATTTACGAGGATGATACCGAGGTTCTGACCGAGGTAGAGAGAATGCTCATAAAGCTATATAGAAGCCTGGACGAGGACCTGAGGCGTGATTTTGGGGGAATGATCTACATGCTTCTCAGACGTTCACAGAACGAAGGAGTCCAAGAAATACTGGAAGAGTTTATGAGATGCGCCTAG